The DNA window AGATTTTCAATATCTCATTGGTAGAAATCACACTTTCAACTTCACGGTTTCGACTTGAAAAATGCATCCAACCGAGCTCGttgatttttgttgttgtcacTTAAAGCATGCGGAACCCATGCTCCACACTTCTGAACCTTTCCCATTGAGTGAAGATGCTTCTCTATAGCAGTGTGGGAGCATTCCATTTTCTCTGCCAGTTCTCTTGTCGTTCGACGCGAATTTTCGTGCAGAAGTTGGTTTAATCGCTCTTCATCGAGCTCAACTGGACGGCCAGAATGAGGTACGTCTTTGAGGTCAAAATTTCCATTTTTGAACTTGGCATACCAATCGCGAGCGCTTCTTTCAGCTATGACACCTTCTCCATACGCAGCACAAATATCGCGAGCAGCTTTTGCGGTCTTAGAACCTTGATTAAAAGCAAAAAGAAGGAGATGTCGAAAATGCTTTCTCTCAACTTGAGATTCTATTTTAATGATCTgaaaatgaatataaattaactcgaacaaaaaaacaaatcatAGATTCCGGTAGAACAAAATATCCTCTTTCGAATGATTTAAAACATTGTGTCAAAAACATTTAATGACATGCGGAATgttgaaatttaaaaaaacttGAATTAAGAATTCAATTAACTGGAATGGATTTTGAATATGAAAGTGACTTTATAATCAAAGCAATTATAAAAGAGAAAATTTGAGGCCGATCATTTTGATCGGTacgtaggtttagtgttaattaggAGTACAGGTGTGTATCTAACAATAATTTGATATTGATAACAAAAGAGCAATGTTTAAACTGTACTACCAACCTGGTTAAGCAATCATTCCGAAAGGAAAGTATTGGAATTGTCATACAGAAAGATATTAAAATAATGTGTGATTAGAATAATGTATCCGGTTCGTGACTCCGATGGCGTCGAAAGGAAGTTGGCCCACAAGCGATGATTTAATCCTAACTGTCCTTCGGAACAGTAGATCATCGACGACCTTCGCACCGACCTGTACCAGTAGACCTGTCCGAAGGTCTTTCTGTCGCTGTTCCACCTATACAAAGAATGATACCTGATCGCGTTAGTCTTATCTTTCTTACCGCACGACCTGCTCGCTGAAATATACTTCGGATCTCGTCCAAGTTCAACCTTAATTCTTGCTAACTTGAACGTTACGGAAGAGAATGATGTCCCCggtagaaataaaaataaaaaatcaccAAAGGCATGGTTCAGATGATAAAATATCAATAAGAATATATTCCCGCGTCATTAATCATTCGATCAGCCTATTTGTTAGGGAATATCTATAGAATTTCATGCTTATAATATATCATCTGCTGATAATTGTGGTTCTTAGAagattataaatttttatttcgtggaATCTGTGCGATGCAATCTTATTATTTACTCAggattgaaaattaatttttaagctAATCTATTAGATTTTTTCTAATCTTGTTGGGGATCAAGaaaacgtaagaatgttgaaaatgtaattaattTCATGTaatttaacttttcaatttaaagatgaatatatttcaattttgtaaaatttctaAAGTTGTGGCGTGCCAGTCAAACTGTTAAAACACGATAACTTTTTAACTGTTTGTAGCTCGTGACAACGTTAACCGGTTTCGGTAATATTTTCAtacagcatgcatataagtcacCGAGATCAAAGAAACACcttgtttaaatttttgttgtGCGCTCAagtaaaaaagttgaaaaattgaTGAATTCTTTATCATTCGAATTGTCGAATTTCAGCAAAGTTATTCAGTATGGAAAGGTGACCTCATGTATATTTGTCCATTACCGTGTATCATTTTATATTCTTCATCAAAGTGTTAATTACTAGTTCACGAATAAATATGTTCGAGTTGTTGAGAGTTAAAACGATTAACACTAAACATACTAAGCATTAAAAGTGCCTGGCGTATGTTCCTCTGTTCGTCCTCTGGCGTATGTTCTCGTCACTTTCACCATAATGTAAGTTCGAATTCAGAAATGTATTCGAGTATTTCCAGTGAAAGCGTTCTTACAAGAAAAacaattttaaaagaaaaaattgtgAAACCTGTCATTTTGATCGCCGCGATTATTTTAGTGTTAAGATTGCCAGGGCAGTAGGCGGAGTATTAGAATTTCGAAAAGCATTATATTCAATGAAATCCCGATGGCATCCACGGTCTAAATTGATTTTCTTCGAGAGCCAGCGTGCGCCGCGGGGATCGGAGGAGGTCGCGTTAAGCCTCGTTTCCACCGTTTGAACCATGGTTAATCAAATACCCGTTGATCAACCCGCGCCTGAACGACAAGTCAATCAGCGTTTTATTTGCGAACCCTTTCCCGAGCGGTCCGGTTTCCCAGGTTGTTTCGGCTTTTTATGAAACGTTAAAAATGCACCGGTGCGAGCAGCGACGGATGTCACGGTTCGTTTGCGCCGCGTCGAACCGGCGGCCGGCTCTGAAAAGCCGTGCGCCAATCGCGGCTTTCCGAAACGGGAGAAAGGTAATTAGGCAACATGGTCGGGCGAGGGTGGAAATGATATTGTTAAATTAATAGTCTATTAATTCGGCCTCTTGTTTCTGACGGACGTTCCGTTGGTAGCCCGATTGAACGTATCCAGCCAGTTCTGACATACGATAACGACGACTTCGTTTCCGATTTCCTGTCTACAATTAATCGCCGAACCATAACCGTTGTCAGTAAACATTGTGAAATGTACCCGCGAAACGTAATCATGCATCGAGACTTAAAGCGCGACGTATCGCGTTCTATCATCGACTTGCaaatacatacgtacatacaatGTTCTAGACTTGCCCGCGGCGTCGCGATACGTCCGAACCCTAAACTGATAGTTAGAGCAGCTAGCATTTGACGAAGGGGTAACGAAGGCACTAATGGAAGTCAAACTCGAGGGCGAGACACTTTCGATGGCTCCGGGCCAGCTGCGGGAGACTCTGCTCCAAATTTCGGAGAAGAGGGTCGGGTCCCGAGGTGTGAACGAGGTCTTCGTGATCGCCGACATAAAAATGTCACCGTTCCCCGTCGCATCTCTCCCGAGTGGAGAGCTGTGACTTATAAGATAATTGAGTAATCGGGTTACTCAATAGCTAGCTTATTAAATGTACACACAACCCGAGTACTTATTAAATGAACACAATTGCAGAAACATAGAAGCACGTTTCAAAAGATCaaattaaataacaaataagaagaattcaatttattaaacagataatataatatataaatatatattgtatatatgtatatacatatacattctTAGAACTGTTACCACGAACTCGAGGGactttttaattataaatagaaaaaatgaataattagTGTTAAAACAGTCATAGCAATTGTAGCCAGTAGTAAGACCTTATTTATACGACACTCGGCTGTCTCATGGGATACCCGAGCGTCTCATGGGTACTCGGGTACTCTGAGTAAAGGTGTACTACTCCTTACTAGTAAATGGTACTACTCCGGAGTGTAAGTACGTACCTGCGAGTACATGTTCGGCCCGTAACTGGTGTTCTCGACGGACGGAGGAATCGTGTGCATCGACGAGAAAAGCGAGAAACAAGGGAGAAATAAGAAGCTGCAGGAAAGATCTCTATTACGCCGCAATTGCAGGAGCGTAATGGAAGACGCACGGAGGGCGCGCAGAGGGAAGAAGCGCAAGGGAGCTCGCGTTGGAACGAAACTACTGGGGAAACGGATGGTGAAACGCGGGGCGGAAAAGAGAGGGAGCAAACAGCGGCGGAGAGAGGAGAGCGGAAGAGAGAAGGAAAGACCGCACCGGCTTCCTCCTGAGATGACATCTCCCGCGACCTTGGAACCGAGACTGACCTTGACCGTGTCAACCCCCACCATGACCGTCCTAGCGCGTCCCGGGCGCTCCCCCCTCCCCGAACTCCCAGCGACCTCACCACGGTATCCAGAGTCGTGTCGTATTACGCGAATGCGATGTTGCTCGCTgccggctgctgctgctggtgcTGCTGCGGCTGCGGGCAGCGTTGCTGCATCGACCGGTCGCAGCAGACTGCCAGCCCCCCTCGTCCTTCGCCCCTCGAACCGCCGAACCAGTCACGGTATCTCGTTTGCCTCCCCGCCGTCGCCACACCCTTCGAGCAATCACGGCAGGAGCGAGCTGCTGGCGAATCGCGTCCCACTGCCCTTTTATTCCACATACCCATATAAACGCGCGTCTATCCCCCGCGGTTCGGTGAAAGTCGTGAGGAAATCGCATAAATAATGGCCACCGAGCATCTACGGAGACCACCGAGACTACGCGACAATGAATCACGAGGCGGTGCCGATCGGCCGAGCCTCTCTCATTGATGCAACACTATGACCGCTGTTTCCCGCGGATGTCCTCTTACGCGCCGGTTCAGAATTAATATCTGCAAGACGATAGCCAGGTGTCTGGTAGTCGCGGGACTTTTACCCTGCACCGTGTACCCAGGCTATTTACGGAACGCCTGGTGCACGTGGCGCGAACCGTACCAAAATGGATGCGTGCACTGGTGTTGCAGACGAGATGAATAGATCAAGAGACTGCTGTATCAGGGCTTTAGACAGGAAAAGAGAAATTGCTAATATTATGGACACCAGTTTTTCAAAACGAATCCTGTGGATAGAACTTTTGGCTATACAAAATGAGAGAGTAGTGACTAAAGGAAGATACGTTTGATGAGAATATGTGGGAGCACGTCATATCCTCGACCTAATAAACAAGATTACAAACGAATCCGAGCAGAAGTCTTGAATTGATAAATCAAAAGTTTGATCAGTTTTGTTGAGAAAAATATTGGAACAGACTATCGGATTAATAAACGTGACTTCTGGAACAATTGCTACCTCGAACACCCATTTACCCAGATTTGCAAGACTGGCCAACAATTGTCCTTTATCATGTAAAACATATTAGTAATCTTAAATACGTCTGAACTAGATGTGCTTTATCTCAACTAAATTATCTTTATACATCACAACAGTTGAAGACGCGTTGAACCAAACTGAGCTAGAACAGGAATACTATTACCCAAGAAGTATGGAAAGTTCGACAGAAGCATAACCATATTAAAGGATTGCATGATTACATTTTTGAAATCTCATCCTGTTCTCTAAACGATATCGATATGCATCAGATACAGTGTGTAACGAAAATATTCGAAcactaatataatatgtattctAATTTAACGAAAAATTTTTTTAGATGCATTAACAAATTAGGATAAGAAATTATATTTACACGTGTCTTATACATGGCTGTTCGTCCCCATAAAGTGAATTTGGTCATACAAGTAGCAACAAAAAAACATACTATAAATAAATcataaaatcgtgtaaaatagaGATGTAAAACGACATCGATcataaataaagaataattttaaaaatgttaaaagtCTTGAAACATATAGTTGAACAATAgaggtataaaaataataataaaaattttaaaaaatgtatcttTATATCTTTTCAACTCAATTCTACAAGGCGTTCGAATATTTGTACTGCGTGAAAATTCGACGTCcttttactttatattatattgtcattttgtattatatattaacattttaTACTAAATGGAAAGTTTTTTGTACTTTGACATTTATATACTGTGCTTTAATATACCGTGAAATATATTTTCCCATCGatgtatacatatttatttaaatatatggcgtagaagtagaAGTTATACTAGTGTTCGAATATACTTTCGTTACCCACCGTACGTGGAAGAAAATTGTGCGCAATGGGCGCTCGAACAAAGAGGCTCGCTGTGTAACCAGCCTAATCCATCCTTCAAACCGCTCCTTCCAGCCTCCCTCCGTACTCTTTCCCACCCCTTGCCACATCCTCTTCCCCTAACTCTTCCCGCTAACCGAGATCCTGTTTTCTCTGTCCCTCGCGTAGCTCCACTAACACCCATCCGCATGGAACGCTGCTGTTCCAGCGAAACCCTTTTCTCGGCGGTAATGTAGGTGAAAATATAGGGTGACGCGATACGCACCGCTCTTTCTCTTTCGAATTACACCGCTCCTGTTCGAGATGATCGATGGTAGACACAAACTCTCCTGTTAACTCACCCGCTATCGAATTTTTATTCGCCATTATTCTTCGTCTTTAGTCTTCTTGGTTCCATGCACCGGTACATGCTAACCCCGTGTaaattaatagataataaaCCGCGAGAAAAGCAGAAAACaatacaaaagaacgaatggaTTGAAAATGAACAAGGGGACTGTAATTTGCATCTTAAGGAAGTGTATGTAACAGAAAAGATTTCGAGTGAGCCAAATTACTTTACCGATTGCGAAGTTCTAATTAAGCCAGCGTAATTGTAGAAGCGATTTTGTGGTGGTTTTCATATCGCGAGCGGAAGTTCCGTTTTAAACAAGCTTTTCATAGGCGAGCCGCAAAGCTTTGCCATATGGCTGCAGTGACGCCATTATTCTGGTATGCGTATCAATGTTTAAACGACCTTGATGATATGTAATCGTATCAATGTTTAAACTTCCATCTGCGATgataaaacaaatgaaaattagaAAACGGTATTGATAAGAAAAAAGTGTTTTATTTTAGATTTGGAACAATCGTTTATCACTTTGCGATGTTTTTCAGAAACACGGCAATCGTTTGCAGGGTTTGGAGGCCGAGGTATCTTTAAAATCCAATTTTCTACATTTCATGTTAGAACCGGGATCATAGTaattcaaatattcaaatatgtTGATAAAAATACCGTCACCGTTTTTCGCGAAATGCAAAACAGTTGAGGCGATAAGAGAATGCGATAACTAGAACAATGCACACTATTGAGTGACACATGTGACGGTTTCGGCGAAATTCCCGTGTCACCAATTCGCAATTTTTGCGCGTCGCGTTGAGTCGAATCCGTCGATATACACAGTGGCCGGAAAAAAGTGGGGTAACAAATCTGCAGTCACACAGTTCAAGGTGACGAGAAGAATGGTGCTTGCACTGCCACAAAGCACTGCCTTTCAAATTAATGTCAAACACACTCGACCCTAGAGGCTTTTTCTGTGGAAGAAAAATGACTGTGACAGATTTCTGTCGAATCTTTCTGACACATCGAAGTACTATGTTGAATTAACAATGGCCGTCACTCGATAGACATTCGGATATTTCGCAAACAATTGAAGAATATTTTATAGGTACCTTTTTGTAGCTACACAGACGTATATGTTTTGAAGAACGAAGTATTGCCTAGTTTCGGAATGTGAAGAAGTGGCAAGTAATATCAGATATAAAAGTTACTTACAAAAACGGCAACATGtgttttaaataataaagatgATCCAAatgtttacttttatttgaatttcgaatttcccgccatTGCGAGAGTGCAATTGGTCAAAAAATGACGAACATTGTTTCGGACTACAAATTAATAATACAACGTTCTCATCAATGGAAAACTGTCGAGTACTCAACACAATAGACAATGTTAATAGCGAGCATAGTATTATAACATGTTTACGTGCAGAACTCGGTATTTACATCAACCTGTCACACCATGTGCTTCCCGGTATCTACTGTGAGGGAATGCTCGTGAAATGTCCCAATTAGAATGCTTAGGAATTTCGCAGCGAAGCAAAATATTCTGATGCAACACAGTCCACAAATACATCAAGGTATGAAGAGTGTTTTAGACTCACCCCTGTCGAATTTCTTGCCCTCTGGATCGATGTCTTTCACATTGAAAATATCCTCGAACAGCACGCCCGCCATTTTAGACAACGCTGACGGTGCCTCTCCCTCGTGGCCAACATTTCATTCGCAGTTAAGAACGTAATTTCGGATCGTCTACGATTCTGAAATGTAGGTTAGTTATATTGgtaaattaaattgtaatttatatAAACATATGAAATATGCATATAAATAGCATTAAAATGAAATTTCATTTCATGGGAATTAGTTTGACATAGCAAcacaaatatattattatgtagaaTAAATAgtcttatatttttatattctgtacatttgttaaatgatatttgttaaataatgaacagatatacatacatacatacttgTAGAAATTCGAAATATGTTATAAATTGGTGTTTTAGCTATGTGCGTTTGAcattgattattatatattaaatatattaggttagatatatgatatatagtaTTCATAATATAATTGCATCTGTGAATGATcggacaatttttttttatgttAATAACAAAACATCAATACAATTAGAAACCAACGATGTTTATTAGATTGACAACTCGTGTAACCTTGAAATTCCACCTTCTAACGAGTTGGATAGAGGGAGTCACTGTACAGGTTCATGGTTTTTACGCAGCACAATTATTCTTTTACGCAGCTTGAGGGGTTCTGTACCGTGACACATATATAGCAATAAGTACCGACATTATGACGCATATATTGGTATATAACGCGTTACGTAATATTAGGGATTTCGTAATGTTGCGCAATCACCGGGAAATCTGCATAAAGTTGGAGTTAAGAATGACCAAGAGGACATATACGGAAACGATACGACGATGATCAAAATAATTGTTCATTCTATTCTGACAACTCAAGAGTTATTAGAGGAAATAACAGGTCTCTCTTGTGTCATGTCAATCGATGGTATGTAATATACTTTGACCGCAGTAGTACGTGCATTAAATATGTATagaaaaaaatcgaaaaattttgCATTTGTAATTCTACATTCATTTTAAAATGTAACAAATTAATTATTGAATTTCTTCGAATCTATTTAATTATGCATTATAAAGTGTTAATTGATATACCTATTATAATGATGATCAATTTTTTAAACCGACCAATGGCGCTATCTACAGGAAATGATTAAACTACGAACGCATTGTTACCTGCACAGATGAGGTATAAAAGTCTCGTATCAGATGGCACTGTGGTCGATTTGTACCACGAAAATTCGTTGTGTTCAAGCTATTCATAATTTCATATTTACTGCTTTTAACATCGCGACTTCGTGGATACTCCGTAAAAGCAGAAACAATTGTGAACCTCAAAACTATTTTTCGAGAATTAACATGAGAGACGAAGAAGATGTTCTTCTTGATGAAGACAAGGATCAGGTAggtttaaaaaaatgtatttctagtTAAAGCTTTAATCATCATCTTTGTAAGATTAAGAGGTTATGCATACATACTACTTCTGGAGCTTTTAAACTAATTTTTGTTTTGTAATTCTTTAGAATGATATCAGAGCTCTACTGTCACAGATGAGCTTTGAGAATTTACAGAAGCttaaagaaaaattagggacaAAAGTTTACAATGAAGTCTTGTTTGGCCCAAAAAGGGTTGACCCAAAAAGGGTTCGTAACATTGAATTCGAACGAAGAAACAAAGACATGCCACAAGAAATGTCTTCAAAAAAACCTGTTCCACGATTAAGGGTTATTGCACGTGTAAAGAAAAATATACCTAGGGATCCTAGATTCGACAGCCTGTGTGGTACATACGACTCAAAGTTTTTTAAAACATGTTATGGATTCATCAACGATGTGAAACAGAACGATATAAAGGAATTAAAAAAGGAATTAGAGCAGACCGATGAtccagaaataataaaaaagattAAGTATCTGATTCAAAGATTAGAAAATCAGTTACGCGAAGGGACCAGACAGAATAAAAGAGAGCAGAAAGTATatcaagaaaagaaaaaagttgtGGAATCTATTAAGAAGGGAGAAAAACCTACCTTCAAGAAGAAATGTAAGTATTTAGAATAATATGAATTCGTTCGTTAAAAATTGTACTTCTAATGTTAGCGATCTAATCGTTTCTTTCTAGCTGAAGTGAAAATGTTGGATTTGATTTCTCAATACGAGGAATTGAAAAAGTCAGGTAAGCTAAAGAAACATATTCAACGATTACGGAAGAAGAATCTGCGCAGAGATGGAGAAAAACTGGCATCATCGGATATGGAATGAAAACGACAACGGGTGTAcatgaaattaaaatttatatgaaTCGAACATGGCTGGAGTAATTACAGGTGTACACAAGCGTAATAAATACTACCGACATTCAAAACTAAGTATTTTCTTTTCACGCCTTCATTGTCTTCTAGTCCCGAGGCTCGCGCATGTGCAGAAATACCAATCAGAAAAGGTGTAGGATAAAGAGTGCTTTATTAAttatgtattttttatttaacatcAAAAGTAATGACACTTGGGTTGGACAATGTCTCTCATTTTTCTTCCTTAATGTATTTTACGTGTGAAAACAGAACTTACAGAATAATCAATATGAAAGTAATCATCAATCAGAAGAGATAGTTGGTAGAGCGGTGTACACGTCACTTCTTTTAATtgttttttctcattttatttctgAGCGTGTTACGTGTGTCTCTATGTTCGCACGTGTTCTCGGCGcgtgtctgtgtgtgtgtgtatacgtGTACATGTGTTGAGTGTGGTGATGCGGCGCTAAAACGAAGAACAGAAAAGTGTACAGGGGACCCGTGTACACGATTGGCGGTCCTCGCGAGGGGGGGCCGCCTTCCGGTGGGTCACCAATCACGCGCGATCTGTTTGTCCgtcttcaattatttaaaatatgtacaatattaataaaacatcattcattttttttgtttatattttaatcATTCAATGATTCTGTCGTGGTGTGGCGGGCTGTGCAGGGGCGACATTACACAGTGTGTATCGTTACACTGTTCGTAACTTTTGTTTAAATTGAATTTGATCACGTTAACTTCCTCTATTTTGTCGTTCGTTACATAACGGATTTGAACTGTTCGCGCCAATTGTGTCCGATCGCGGCAACGAAAGACGAAGGTATCTTTGTGTTTTAACATTCGATCGTTCGCCCACTCCATTCACGCGTCACTTTTTCTCCCGCTCGTTCGCCAATTCACCCGAAAAAACCATTTGACGATAATTATTTATTGACGATCAAGGATTTTCGTTTTCGGAATGCGAAGAGATTTGCGACTCGCGTATCAAGGATCCACGTGACGGTAACGGAATAAGAAATGCTTCGGAAATGAAGTAGAGTGGGACTTACGGCCGCAAATCTGTCCGCGTGACCGGAAGCGCCGGAAAACAGGAAACGGAGAACAGAAAAAAGGGAAACAAGGTATATAATACACGATCTATTGCGAGAAGGGGACCTAGAACGTCTAAGCGTGACTTGGCTCGATGGGTGCGCGTGATTGTTGGTTGAAAATGCGAGTTAATATGTCGTGTCGAAGGTCGTAAGTGAAGTTGCTGCCCGAAAAAGAAATGGATCGATTCACGTACGAAAAGCAAAAGCGGATTTTCTCGTCAGTGTCCCGCTCACAGTCCGCCGCAAATTTATGGTCTTAGACCGGAATTTCCTTTCACCGCCACTTCCCATGATTCTCTactctcgctctttctttctctctttctttctttctttctttctttcatctctctctctctctctctctctctctctctctctctctctcgtcgtcgtcgtacctcatatcttctcttttttttgttcgCTTATACGTactttgttttttttcttcaacaACACGATCTAGActaaactatatataataattacatctAATAATATCTTATTGTaacatgtattatattataattattattattattatattattaatgtttAAATTATTAGCCTAAAGTAAAGAGGCGCACGACGGCAAAGCATTTTTTTGGGCTCCTACGCCCCCCGGGCACGGAACACCCTGTCGACAAACCACGGATCCTCGAGATCCTTGGATCCAGCTCCATGACACCGTATATCGCGGGCCAGTATCACTTCACAGAAACGAATGGGCCAAACCATCGCATCTTCCCACTCATCCCCCAAACCCCCATCGATTCTCCCTAAACATCGTAATCCAATTCGATTCCCATCTTTCGACCATTTTAGTTCCATCCGCGTCCTGTCTCGAAACACGGGGATCTACCAAAGGCAAACTATCTTGGCGAACATTTTTacatgttttttcttcgttcgaTTTCGTTGTGACAGGAATGATGATCGGTCTCCACCACGCGGGAGCCATCGTACACTGTTCCGTAACGTGAAACGAGGAAACACCACGGAAACGGAATAACTTGGCGGTCTGACATAGAACGGCTCCTCTCTTCTGAACATATCTAGTACTGTTCGATCACCGTTATCAAGGATTATGCGGGTTTCTCTTTGCCCGAGAAGAGAAACCGGGGACGTTTCGCGCGATGAGAATCGATTTACATGTATGTTTCTTTCCTCTTTAGTGTGGTCTTAAGTCCGGGTCCGAGTTCGACGAGCAACGCGACGGTACACTGCTGCCCTCTATCTGAAAACGTTTAACGGTT is part of the Megalopta genalis isolate 19385.01 unplaced genomic scaffold, iyMegGena1_principal scaffold0050, whole genome shotgun sequence genome and encodes:
- the LOC117226727 gene encoding ribosomal RNA processing protein 36 homolog, whose protein sequence is MRDEEDVLLDEDKDQNDIRALLSQMSFENLQKLKEKLGTKVYNEVLFGPKRVDPKRVRNIEFERRNKDMPQEMSSKKPVPRLRVIARVKKNIPRDPRFDSLCGTYDSKFFKTCYGFINDVKQNDIKELKKELEQTDDPEIIKKIKYLIQRLENQLREGTRQNKREQKVYQEKKKVVESIKKGEKPTFKKKSEVKMLDLISQYEELKKSGKLKKHIQRLRKKNLRRDGEKLASSDME